A portion of the Fulvia fulva chromosome 1, complete sequence genome contains these proteins:
- a CDS encoding Lipase 2, with the protein MSRIITWYGLRYAAPPTGVKRWRAPNPIAQYGGYRSSCHTRCLVSRSNLFPTWLLPISTSIGGQEDGLTVDVLVPDKPAASKLPVFVEIHRGGYTTGSAPTTPGYAMVNQSKGNLIFVQVQYRLGAFGFLNSPEVRQDGTANAGLLDQRLAMDWAQKYIANFGGDPQRVTVHGGSAGGGSVTNQIILDSGASRPPFRYVIAEYPWWQPFHNETIISIQYNDLLAHSGCTNWSCLRQLPSDKLANAAQMTYMTDYNGRPPVHGQVYGYGDFYYGPSVDGEIIQGRPSVELAAGRFSKVPLLTNRETYEGDLFTNPAIITTSQSMSDLETLWQQATPHFFSRLFS; encoded by the exons ATGAGCAGAATCATCACCTGGTACGGTCTCCGCTACGCTGCACCCCCTACAGGCGTCAAGAGATGGCGAGCACCAAATCCAATCGCCCAATATGGAGGCTACAGGTCCTCTTGCCATACTCGATGCCTCGTCTCAAGGTCCAACTTGTTCCCGACTTGGCTGCTGCCAATAAGCACATCTATTGGCGGACAAGAAGACGGCCTCACTGTCGATGTTCTGGTACCTGACAAGCCAGCCGCATCTAAGTTGCCGGTCTTTGTCGAAATACACAGGGGCGGCTACACTACCGGTAGCGCTCCGACAACGCCTGGGTATGCAATGGTGAATCAATCAAAAGGTAACCTGATCTTTGTGCAAGTTCAGTATCGCCTAGGAGCATTTGGCTTTCTGAACAGCCCGGAAGTCCGACAAGATGGCACGGCAAATGCTGGCCTTCTGGACCAACGTCTCGCCATGGATTGGGCTCAGAAGTATATTGCGAACTTTGGCGGTGATCCTCAGAGAGTCACTGTGCATGGTGGAAGTGCTGGTGGAGGCTCTGTCACGAATCAAATCATCTTAGATAGCGGTGCATCGAGGCCTCCCTTCAGATATGTTATTGCTG AGTACCCCTGGTGGCAACCCTTTCACAATGAAACGATCATCAGCATACAATACAACGATCTGCTGGCGCACAGTGGATGTACCAACTGGTCGTGCCTCCGCCAGTTGCCGAGCGACAAGCTCGCCAACGCCGCGCAAATGACCTATATGACAGATTACAATGGCCGCCCTCCCGTACATGGACAAGTCTACGGCTACGGCGACTTCTACTACGGCCCGTCCGTCGACGGAGAGATCATTCAAGGCCGTCCATCGGTCGAGTTAGCAGCAGGCCGCTTCAGCAAAGTTCCACTGCTCACCAATCGCGAGACGTACGAAGGAGATCTTTTCACCAACCCGGCCATAATCACAACCTCGCAATCAATGTCCGACCTCGAGACCCTGTGGCAGCAAGCCACACCTCACTTCTTCTCGCGCCTCTTCAGCTAA
- a CDS encoding putative 1-acyl-sn-glycerol-3-phosphate acyltransferase 5 gives MTTTLFATLWTLFLAVRCALFTLPWLLHLLVSDILLSCLLPVSAVAPHLAYNLSSTVAESVWHAIQLIFTRLNRAKIVVSGIDALPPRESAIVVSNHLEWCDFYLIQELALRRGMLGKCRYFAKSQLKWVPFLGWGLWAMGMPLVTRKWTQDQREMDRVFNGILQRRWPVWLISYSEATRITTARREAAERWCKANDKPLGKHVLYPRTKGFIACVQQLRQASHVNAVYDVTLAYAKDGRVFQAPPTFAQTLSQPHLDRSWTFYVHVDRYELDVLPSEDDQLAQWLERRWLSKGERLEQLNQRLVKKEPWHGDIVSTSKLE, from the exons ATGACGACCACGCTGTTTGCCACTCTCTGGACGCTGTTCTTGGCGGTGCGGTGTGCGCTCTTCACCCTGCCTTGGCTCTTGCACCTCCTCGTCTCAGACATCTTGCTTTCCTGTCTGCTCCCTGTCTCCGCTGTGGCCCCACACCTGGCATACAATCTCTCCTCCACCGTCGCCGAGTCGGTGTGGCACGCCATCCAGCTCATCTTCACCCGCCTCAACCGCGCCAAGATTGTTGTGTCCGGCATCGATGCCTTGCCTCCCCGCGAGAGTGCCATCGTCGTTTCCAATCATCTTGAATGGTGCGACTTCTACCTCATCCAGGAGCTCGCGCTGCGACGTGGTATGCTTGGCAAGTGTCGCTACTTTGCGAAAAGTCAGCTGAAGTGGGTGCCGTTTCTGGGCTGGGGTCTGTGGGCCATGGGCATGCCCTTGGTGACCAGGAAATGGACCCAGGATCAGCGAGAGATGGACAGAGTCTTCAATGGCATTCTGCAGCGTCGCTGGCCAGTGT GGCTCATCTCATACAGTGAGGCGACAAGAATCACAACCGCAAGACGCGAGGCAGCCGAAAGGTGGTGCAAAGCCAATGACAAACCACTCGGCAAGCACGTACTGTATCCACGAACCAAGGGCTTCATCGCATGTGTACAGCAACTTCGTCAAGCGTCTCATGTCAACGCCGTCTACGATGTCACGCTTGCGTATGCTAAAGATGGTCGCGTCTTCCAAGCTCCTCCTACCTTTGCGCAAACCCTCTCTCAACCTCACTTGGACCGAAGCTGGACTTTCTACGTCCATGTAGACCGATATGAGCTTGATGTGCTGCCGTCTGAAGACGACCAGCTAGCGCAATGGCTCGAACGTCGATGGCTCAGCAAGGGTGAGCGTTTAGAGCAGCTGAACCAACGACTGGTCAAGAAAGAACCATGGCACGGCGACATAGTGTCCACAAGCAAGCTTGAATGA
- a CDS encoding Cytochrome P450 monooxygenase alt2, with protein MTSSSQVVLLLLSLVAYAIANKVIRWHRCRVFAEKNDCKEPHGISGHGPLAFLDGWWRIGRVQKMLETGEDLLDDIFADQFKDANTIEQTQFEGSKLLATIEPANIQAMLATQFNDFGIGSRRINMFYPLLGNSIFSSDGQSWAHARALFRPQFSREQINDLDETENASRALINAIGPVDSAGWTNGTELQPLLYSFTLDTATSFLFGESLNSLSSHSADHDSAVQQSNQQFAADFELASVYMIWRIRLQALYWVMDGIKLRQAAGRIRRFTERFVQSALDSSTDEKSSCRRYNLLSALATQTQNKTELRNQTLAILVAGRDTTAGLLGWCFIRLALHPHIFTKLRSIILSQFQPDEPITFASVKGCRYLQHFLNEVLRLHPNVPINSREALKDTTLPTGGGPDGKASIAVPKGRSVTFSVYLMHRRKDLWGDDALEFRPERWEQRIAAWQYLPFSGGPRICIGQQFALTEASYVLIRMLQQFDAIEPVDRAKMAKMRKQIGLTMWPGDQVHVRMHKA; from the coding sequence ATGACGTCCTCATCACAAGTTGTCCTACTCTTGTTGTCCTTGGTAGCCTATGCGATAGCCAATAAGGTCATACGCTGGCACCGCTGCAGAGTGTTTGCCGAAAAGAACGACTGCAAAGAGCCCCACGGCATCTCGGGCCATGGACCACTTGCTTTCCTCGATGGTTGGTGGCGCATAGGCCGCGTTCAGAAGATGTTGGAGACCGGCGAAGATCTATTAGACGACATCTTCGCAGACCAGTTCAAGGATGCCAATACCATTGAGCAGACACAATTTGAAGGGTCGAAATTGCTGGCCACCATCGAGCCCGCCAATATCCAAGCTATGCTGGCAACACAGTTCAACGATTTCGGCATTGGATCGAGAAGAATCAATATGTTCTATCCTTTACTAGGCAACTCTATCTTTTCAAGCGATGGCCAGTCCTGGGCACACGCGCGGGCTTTGTTCCGGCCTCAATTCAGTCGCGAGCAGATCAACGATCTCGATGAAACAGAGAATGCCTCACGAGCTCTCATCAATGCCATCGGACCCGTCGACAGTGCTGGATGGACCAATGGCACTGAGTTGCAACCACTACTATACAGCTTCACGCTCGACACCGCGACGTCCTTCCTGTTTGGAGAATCGCTCAACTCTCTTTCCAGCCATAGCGCAGACCACGACAGCGCCGTACAGCAGTCCAACCAACAGTTTGCAGCAGACTTTGAGCTGGCTAGTGTATACATGATCTGGCGTATCCGGTTGCAAGCCTTGTATTGGGTCATGGACGGCATCAAGCTGCGTCAAGCAGCTGGCAGAATCCGGCGCTTTACCGAACGCTTCGTTCAATCAGCTCTCGACTCAAGCACCGATGAAAAGTCCTCGTGCAGAAGATACAACCTCCTCTCCGCGCTCGCAACCCAGACACAAAACAAGACAGAACTGCGTAACCAGACCCTCGCCATCCTCGTCGCAGGTCGCGATACCACCGCTGGCTTGCTAGGATGGTGCTTCATTCGCCTTGCTCTTCACCCTCACATCTTCACCAAGCTCCGCTCCATCATTCTCTCGCAATTCCAGCCAGATGAACCCATTACCTTTGCCAGCGTCAAAGGCTGCAGGTACCTGCAACACTTCCTCAACGAAGTTCTACGCCTACACCCAAACGTTCCCATCAACAGCCGAGAAGCACTGAAAGATACAACACTCCCAACAGGCGGCGGCCCAGACGGCAAGGCTTCCATTGCGGTCCCGAAGGGTCGCTCTGTCACGTTCAGTGTATACCTCATGCATCGACGAAAGGACCTCTGGGGTGATGATGCCCTTGAGTTCAGACCTGAAAGGTGGGAACAGCGGATCGCTGCATGGCAGTATCTCCCATTCTCGGGCGGACCGAGGATATGTATCGGTCAACAGTTTGCGCTGACGGAAGCGAGCTATGTCCTCATCCGAATGCTGCAGCAGTTTGACGCAATTGAGCCAGTGGATCGTGCTAAAATGGCGAAGATGCGTAAGCAAATCGGTTTGACAATGTGGCCTGGTGATCAGGTGCACGTGAGGATGCATAAGGCGTAG
- a CDS encoding Sterol 24-C-methyltransferase, translating to MATQDSEVHVPPHSLDLSKKSRGNQTSRRIKTVIRSLRVLRGLTPEQVDNFMNSYKIYDLDWADEKSMLAALGQNYPERVGQCLADYYSVLNHLCAIGHVEKMYIPPAMDLTASILDNQILYEESIAKELLLPANAKVLDLGCGRGLVAAHISRVTGAEVTGLNIDADQVASARLYNKQLHLSNTFIRADFNDLPLPLPDNHFDGFYEIQAFSLAKDHEKLCQELFRVLRPGARVSLLDWAKLPAFDSTNARHQGLMKRIKPLIGAVGTPTPESLQHALQTAGFHILASNNASVDGLQAPLIEQADGYFCAAKRTVLGLVRLGLLPQHFKTLFNRLTQDCDAFIEADRARLITTTHHWLAVKPAATDTTASSESALPVPTPASSDTAVNSQAQSTVDAGGVLQDAIAKSDLS from the coding sequence ATGGCCACACAGGACAGCGAGGTACATGTGCCGCCACACAGTCTAGACCTCAGCAAGAAGTCGCGAGGCAACCAAACATCGCGGCGCATAAAGACAGTCATTCGATCGCTTCGAGTCTTGAGAGGCTTGACACCAGAGCAAGTTGATAACTTCATGAACTCGTACAAGATATACGACCTTGACTGGGCTGATGAGAAGTCAATGCTTGCTGCCCTGGGACAAAACTACCCGGAGAGGGTCGGCCAGTGCCTAGCAGATTACTACAGTGTGCTGAATCACTTGTGTGCGATTGGACACGTGGAAAAGATGTATATTCCCCCGGCCATGGACCTGACTGCAAGCATACTAGACAACCAAATTCTGTATGAAGAGAGCATCGCCAAAGAGCTACTTCTTCCCGCGAACGCCAAGGTCTTGGATCTAGGGTGTGGGAGAGGCCTAGTTGCAGCACACATATCAAGAGTCACCGGAGCTGAAGTTACTGGGCTCAATATTGATGCCGATCAAGTTGCAAGCGCCAGACTGTACAACAAACAGTTGCATCTGTCCAACACGTTCATCCGAGCCGACTTCAACGATTTACCACTGCCCCTGCCGGACAACCATTTTGATGGCTTCTACGAAATCCAGGCTTTCAGTCTGGCCAAGGACCACGAAAAACTTTGCCAAGAACTCTTTCGAGTCCTAAGGCCTGGTGCAAGAGTCTCATTGTTGGACTGGGCAAAATTGCCGGCGTTTGATTCTACGAATGCACGACATCAGGGACTGATGAAGCGAATCAAGCCTCTGATTGGAGCTGTGGGCACGCCCACTCCGGAAAGTCTGCAGCATGCACTTCAGACAGCAGGCTTCCATATCCTCGCGTCCAACAATGCCAGTGTCGATGGCCTCCAAGCGCCACTCATCGAGCAGGCCGATGGCTACTTTTGTGCGGCTAAGCGGACAGTGTTAGGCCTTGTGCGACTGGGGCTTTTGCCTCAGCACTTCAAGACACTCTTCAATCGACTCACTCAAGACTGCGATGCCTTTATTGAGGCTGATCGCGCTCGACTCATCACTACGACTCATCACTGGCTGGCTGTTAAGCCTGCCGCAACCGACACAACAGCATCTTCGGAGAGTGCACTTCCAGTCCCTACCCCGGCAAGCTCCGATACAGCCGTGAACAGCCAAGCACAGTCGACCGTTGACGCTGGTGGGGTTCTTCAGGACGCGATCGCGAAGTCTGACCTGTCATGA